The genome window GGTTGGTTCCAAAACCATCACACTTACCTCGCATAGTGTGTCGGTGCCGCTCACCCTCTCCTCGAAGTTACCATTTCCTATCCGTGTTCAGCTCTCGATCCGGTCGTCGGAGATCTCGTTCCCCAAGGGGTCGAAGCGTAACGTGGACCTAACGAAGGGGACGGCCACAGTGGGTCTGCCGGTCGTGGTGAAAGCGCTAGGAACCTTTGCGGTGACCGCGGTGGTATCGGCTCCCAACGGACAGGTGCTTATCACCGACGTCCTTACGGTCCACTCCACTGGATTCTCCACGGTCGGTATCGTGTTGACGATTGGAGCTGCTCTGGTCTTACTCTCATGGTGGGTACGCACCGCTCGTCGACACCACAAGAAGACGAGCACCGAGTGATCGCACAACTCAAGCGTCTTCTCTTTGGGACGCGGGAATCGGCTAGTCAAAATGCGGCCTTGCTGGCGGCGGGAACACTGACCTCTCGCCTGACCGGATTGGTACGTCTTATCGTGCTCGCCGTCGTGCTCGGCGTCCGTCCGCTTGCTGATGCCTATAACCTTGGCAACAATACCCCAAATATGCTCTATGACCTCCTCTTAGGAGGTGTCATTTCGGCGACTCTGTTGCCGGTGCTCTCGGCGCGTTTTAGCGTGGCGGGGCGTCGGTTGGGCACCAAGTCCCAAGCTACGATCTTGACTCTTGGGATCGTCGGCCTATTGGTGGCGACGATGATTTTCGAACTATTGGCACCGGCGATCATTGGGCTCTATACGATCGCGAACCATCACGCCTATGCACTAGCGCAACGGGAATTAGCCACGGAGTTGCTACGCCTGTTTGCGCCGCAGCTCTTTTTTTATGGTGCCATCTCGCTGTTCACTGCCGTCTTAAACCTCCGAGGCAACTTTGCCTCAGCGGCATTCGCTCCGATCGCGAACAACATCGTCTCGGTTGCCTCACTCGTGACCTTCGCCGCACTCTATCCGGGTGCAAATCTTAGCATTGTGTTAGCCCACCCGGATGCCGTGCTCATTTTGGGTCTCGGTTCGACCGCGGGTGTAGCGGCGCAGATGCTCGTTCTGCTACCGGTCATGTTGCGGCTGGGCATCGAGTTCCGCCCATCCTTTGCGCTTCGTGATCCGGCGGTTCGTGAGATGTTTTCCCTTTCATCGTGGACCATTGGTTTTGTGATCGCCAACCAGATCGCCGTCTTTGTGGTCCAGGCCATCGCTGATCCTCGACCCGGGTTTATCAGCGCGTACAACTACGCCTATCTGTTTTTCCAATTGCCCTATGCGATCGTCTCGCTCTCGATTATGACGGCGCTCCAACCCCGGCTGGCTCGACTGTGGGCCACGAGTGACCGGCAGGGCTTCGCCGCCAACCTCACCCGCGCGCTTCGGGCGAGTGTGGCGATAACACTGCCGCTTGCGGCCATCATGTTAGTTGGCGCCCCGGTGGGACTCGATCTGGTGCTTCGCTATGGAGCGGTTGGCATGGCTGGAGTAAACCTGACCGCCGCGGCACTACAGGGATTCGCGGTGGGCTTGCCAGGATTCGCTCTCTTCCTCTCGATTGTGCAGGGTCTTCAGGCGACTCGCAATGCCCGAGTCGTTTTTGTCCTCTACCTCGTCGAGAATGGGCTCAACATTGTGCTTGCCTTTGCGTTGGTCAACCGATATGGAATCGTCGGATTGACCACTTCCTTGTCCATCGCCTACACGGTGGCGGCGTTGCTGGGTCTCTTCGTGTTGATGAGGATGCACGCGCTTCGTGCGCCCGGGGAGGTCGTACGGGTGTGGTTGCGGCTCGCGATGATTGGTGCCGTCGCGGCACTGGTGTTGTGGAGAACCCTACCTTCGATCGCTGCCCCAAGGAGTGTTGGTTTCTTCCTTCAGACCTTGGGAGCACTACTGATCTGTGCAGGTGTTTTCGTGGTTCTCAATGCGCTCGCAACTAGACTGGGCCGCCAAGGAAGGGAGATCCATCGATGAGTGTCGCGGTAGTGGTCGATTCGGCGTCCGACCTGCCGAACGAATTGGCTGATGCCCTAGGGATCCGTCGTGTACCTTTGACGATTAGTCTTGATGGGGTCGACTATAAGGACGGAACCGAGCTCTCGCGGGAACGGTTTTGGGAACTCGCTCAGCGTGCGAGCGATCTACCAAAGACAGCAGCCCCGTCGCCAGGAGAGTTTGATGCCGCCTTCAGTAGCGAACTCGACGCCGGTGCGAACCACGTCATTTGCCTCACTATGACCAAGGATCTGTCGGCGACCTATCAAGCGGCACTGGCTGCAGCGAGCGCCTACTCGGGCCGCGTCTCAGTTTTTGACACCCGCAGCTTAACGGTTGGTGAAGGGTTGGTGGCGGTGAGTGCGGCAACCGCCGCGCAGGCTGGGGCGGATACAGAGGAGTGCCAGCGGATCGTAAGCGCGACGATCGAGCGAGTGGTGACCTTCG of Ferrimicrobium sp. contains these proteins:
- the murJ gene encoding murein biosynthesis integral membrane protein MurJ, translating into MIAQLKRLLFGTRESASQNAALLAAGTLTSRLTGLVRLIVLAVVLGVRPLADAYNLGNNTPNMLYDLLLGGVISATLLPVLSARFSVAGRRLGTKSQATILTLGIVGLLVATMIFELLAPAIIGLYTIANHHAYALAQRELATELLRLFAPQLFFYGAISLFTAVLNLRGNFASAAFAPIANNIVSVASLVTFAALYPGANLSIVLAHPDAVLILGLGSTAGVAAQMLVLLPVMLRLGIEFRPSFALRDPAVREMFSLSSWTIGFVIANQIAVFVVQAIADPRPGFISAYNYAYLFFQLPYAIVSLSIMTALQPRLARLWATSDRQGFAANLTRALRASVAITLPLAAIMLVGAPVGLDLVLRYGAVGMAGVNLTAAALQGFAVGLPGFALFLSIVQGLQATRNARVVFVLYLVENGLNIVLAFALVNRYGIVGLTTSLSIAYTVAALLGLFVLMRMHALRAPGEVVRVWLRLAMIGAVAALVLWRTLPSIAAPRSVGFFLQTLGALLICAGVFVVLNALATRLGRQGREIHR
- a CDS encoding DegV family protein, with translation MSVAVVVDSASDLPNELADALGIRRVPLTISLDGVDYKDGTELSRERFWELAQRASDLPKTAAPSPGEFDAAFSSELDAGANHVICLTMTKDLSATYQAALAAASAYSGRVSVFDTRSLTVGEGLVAVSAATAAQAGADTEECQRIVSATIERVVTFGMLDTLENLRRGGRIGAASALLGTVMSFKPLIEVRDGAIEAAGRVRTRKSAITSLLEKFAGGGPYERVGLVHAMANDLDAVLARVREVTGVDEVVISVMGATIGTHAGPGALGISVLKHEPK